A genomic segment from Thermostichus lividus PCC 6715 encodes:
- a CDS encoding argonaute PAZ domain-containing protein translates to MAPLENLQQTSVVLNRYLVRPLEEKDLTIHEYQCHFAQLPQQGDEQRAVSSICYKLGVTAVRLGSRIITREEVSPAKMRSDDWELFKTATRKLDCSNTCERKALETFERRVLEQGLKKYFNKTEIERASEGGLIWWITGHEGAEKCGDAWEVHRGRRIDVVIDSDGNLYLEIDIHHRFYTPWTLHQWLEEYSDVPISYVRNTYKDKNNNYIMWEYQGVSDQSPKQVMLEGLGISLADYHRNNGATDAEINNSRVVFVKRANDRKAKPVAHLSQRLSPSLTMEMLANIADAESGEESQQIKEVFEFIRKSLDVRIKNSTKTAHTILEKIYRISGEAEAIRVDGYILPTAKLLASNDQQVDKVAQVRYKGCARVGETKFGCLNLYNEKYQYPEEVRKCLLEIANNSNTTIEIDSYRAQQDFPESELDKQMFWQNWSDEGIKTVLVVMPWSPNERKQKIRVQALQAGIATQFIVPMPKADSYKYKALNVVLGILCKAGWQPIRLEPLDHPECADLIIGFDTGTNRELYYGTSAFAVLADGQSLGWELPDVQRGETFSGKAIWQTVSKLVLKFHDSCKRYPKKLLLMRDGLVQEGEFQQTIEELAKKNIAVDVVGVRKSGAGRMGKEDIHANGEVVYRDAKIGTVIFTPKEKSFTLVTSQPINQNIGSVRPLRVVHEYGNTSLEMIALQTYHLSQLHPASGFRSCRLPWVLHLADRSSKEFQRIGQISILQNISREKLIAV, encoded by the coding sequence ATGGCTCCCTTGGAAAACCTTCAGCAAACTTCAGTGGTACTTAATCGCTATCTAGTAAGACCTCTAGAGGAAAAAGATTTAACAATTCATGAGTATCAATGTCATTTCGCTCAACTCCCGCAACAAGGCGATGAACAAAGAGCAGTTTCCAGTATTTGTTACAAGCTAGGAGTCACTGCTGTTAGATTAGGCAGTCGAATCATCACTAGAGAAGAAGTCAGTCCCGCAAAAATGAGAAGTGATGATTGGGAGTTATTTAAGACAGCTACTAGAAAACTAGATTGTAGTAATACCTGCGAAAGAAAAGCCCTAGAAACCTTTGAGCGTAGAGTTTTAGAGCAAGGACTAAAAAAGTACTTTAACAAAACTGAGATTGAAAGAGCCTCGGAAGGTGGACTGATTTGGTGGATAACAGGTCATGAGGGGGCGGAGAAATGTGGAGATGCTTGGGAAGTACACAGAGGGAGAAGAATAGATGTCGTTATCGATTCAGATGGCAACCTCTACCTAGAAATCGATATACATCATCGCTTCTATACCCCTTGGACACTGCATCAATGGCTAGAAGAGTATTCCGATGTACCTATCAGTTATGTTAGGAACACATATAAAGATAAAAATAATAATTACATTATGTGGGAGTACCAAGGAGTCTCTGATCAATCGCCAAAACAAGTCATGTTAGAAGGATTGGGTATTAGTCTAGCGGATTACCATCGTAATAATGGAGCTACTGACGCAGAAATAAATAATTCTCGTGTTGTGTTTGTTAAAAGAGCCAATGATCGGAAAGCAAAGCCTGTAGCACATCTATCTCAAAGGCTATCGCCAAGCTTAACAATGGAGATGCTGGCAAACATTGCTGATGCTGAAAGCGGAGAAGAAAGTCAACAAATCAAAGAAGTTTTTGAGTTCATCAGAAAAAGTTTAGATGTTCGCATAAAGAACTCCACAAAGACAGCACATACAATCCTTGAGAAGATTTATAGAATTTCTGGCGAAGCTGAAGCTATAAGGGTAGATGGATATATTTTGCCAACAGCTAAATTACTGGCATCTAATGATCAGCAAGTAGATAAGGTTGCTCAAGTCCGATATAAGGGATGTGCCAGAGTAGGTGAAACAAAGTTTGGCTGTCTTAATCTTTACAATGAAAAGTACCAATATCCTGAAGAAGTGCGTAAATGTTTGTTGGAAATCGCAAACAATAGCAACACGACGATAGAAATAGACTCCTATCGTGCACAACAAGATTTTCCTGAGAGTGAACTAGACAAACAAATGTTCTGGCAAAACTGGTCTGATGAAGGCATTAAAACAGTTTTAGTGGTAATGCCATGGTCACCCAATGAGCGCAAACAAAAAATTCGGGTGCAAGCACTTCAAGCAGGAATAGCTACTCAGTTTATTGTGCCAATGCCAAAGGCAGACTCTTATAAATATAAAGCTCTGAATGTTGTTTTAGGAATTTTGTGTAAAGCTGGTTGGCAACCCATACGCCTAGAGCCTTTGGATCATCCTGAATGTGCTGATCTAATTATTGGTTTTGATACAGGAACCAATCGAGAGCTTTACTATGGCACTTCTGCATTTGCGGTTCTTGCGGACGGGCAAAGCTTAGGATGGGAGTTGCCTGATGTTCAACGAGGAGAAACCTTTTCTGGAAAAGCGATTTGGCAAACGGTATCAAAGTTAGTTCTTAAATTTCATGACAGTTGCAAGCGTTACCCCAAAAAACTACTTTTGATGAGAGATGGATTAGTTCAGGAAGGAGAATTTCAGCAAACGATAGAAGAGCTTGCAAAGAAAAATATAGCTGTTGATGTTGTTGGAGTACGCAAAAGCGGTGCTGGAAGAATGGGAAAAGAGGATATTCATGCAAATGGGGAAGTGGTATACCGTGATGCCAAAATTGGTACTGTCATTTTTACTCCAAAAGAAAAGTCATTCACTTTAGTAACGAGTCAACCAATCAACCAGAATATTGGCAGTGTAAGACCCCTTCGGGTAGTTCATGAGTACGGCAATACATCTCTGGAAATGATTGCTTTGCAAACTTATCATCTATCTCAGTTGCACCCTGCTAGCGGGTTTCGCTCTTGTCGATTACCTTGGGTATTGCATCTTGCAGACAGAAGTAGTAAAGAGTTTCAACGCATAGGGCAAATTAGTATTTTGCAAAATATCAGTCGTGAAAAATTGATTGCTGTCTGA
- a CDS encoding NYN domain-containing protein: MNSEGQVKLDRLAVLIDAENASAKLVEPLLKEIARYGSAHVKRIYGDWTNQSLSSWKLKLHKFAIQPIQQFRYTTGKNSTDSALIIDAMDLLYTKNFDGFCIVSSDSDFTRLASRIRESGLVVYGFGESKTPEAFVSACDKFTYTEIFENVESLEHRTEQAHDLKVELPQQLEQETINQQSIFPKEMLNLLRDVYENISGDDGWAYLGPLGSQIQKLSPSFDSRNYGYKKLGELVHKMIQHGRGVRNHLDSCFGCIASLDFAQTWL; this comes from the coding sequence ATAAACAGTGAGGGGCAAGTCAAATTAGATAGATTGGCAGTCTTGATTGACGCTGAAAATGCAAGTGCAAAGCTAGTTGAACCATTACTTAAGGAGATTGCTAGATACGGTAGTGCTCATGTGAAGAGGATTTATGGAGATTGGACAAACCAATCGCTTAGTAGTTGGAAGTTAAAATTACATAAATTCGCTATTCAACCTATTCAACAATTTCGATATACGACAGGTAAAAATTCGACAGATAGCGCACTTATTATTGATGCAATGGATTTGCTGTATACAAAGAATTTTGATGGTTTCTGTATCGTATCTAGTGATAGTGACTTTACTAGACTAGCGAGTCGCATTAGAGAATCAGGTTTAGTTGTTTATGGCTTTGGAGAGAGCAAAACACCCGAAGCTTTTGTTAGTGCTTGTGACAAGTTTACATACACTGAAATCTTTGAGAACGTGGAAAGCCTTGAACACAGAACTGAGCAAGCCCATGACCTTAAAGTTGAACTTCCCCAGCAGTTAGAGCAAGAAACAATTAATCAGCAATCGATCTTTCCTAAAGAAATGCTTAATTTACTGAGAGATGTATATGAAAATATTTCGGGAGACGATGGTTGGGCTTATTTAGGTCCCCTAGGTTCACAGATTCAGAAACTCTCTCCATCATTTGATTCAAGAAATTATGGGTATAAAAAGCTTGGAGAATTAGTACATAAGATGATTCAGCATGGACGTGGAGTACGTAATCACCTTGACAGCTGTTTTGGGTGCATTGCTTCCCTGGATTTTGCTCAAACTTGGCTTTGA
- a CDS encoding MgtC/SapB family protein, with translation MTTIEFVLRLVVAFLLGAVLGLERQWRQRMAGLRTNTLVATGAALFVMLSVLTPGDSSPNRIAAQVVSGIGFLAGGVILREGLTVRGLNTAATLWCAAAIGSLSGMGLLIHAGIGTVAVLVANLILRPLGYRINQQPLKGTELELCYRCDVVCRTQDEAHVRALLLQAVSGGKLQLRSLYSEDLEDKPDQVSVEAELVTQERNDAFLEQIVSRLSLEPGVIAIRWRVIEQEFG, from the coding sequence ATGACAACAATCGAATTTGTCCTTCGTCTAGTGGTCGCTTTTCTCTTGGGAGCGGTCCTGGGGTTAGAACGCCAGTGGCGGCAGCGCATGGCGGGGTTGCGAACCAATACCCTGGTGGCGACGGGGGCAGCTTTATTTGTCATGCTCTCTGTTCTAACTCCAGGGGATTCTAGCCCAAATCGGATTGCTGCACAGGTGGTGTCTGGCATTGGCTTCTTAGCTGGCGGCGTGATTTTGCGGGAAGGGCTGACAGTGCGCGGGTTAAACACGGCGGCAACCTTGTGGTGTGCCGCTGCAATTGGGTCATTATCTGGCATGGGGTTACTGATTCATGCCGGGATTGGTACGGTGGCGGTTCTGGTTGCCAACCTAATCCTGCGTCCCTTGGGATACCGCATCAATCAACAGCCCCTCAAAGGGACAGAGTTGGAGCTCTGTTATCGCTGTGATGTGGTTTGTCGCACCCAGGATGAAGCCCATGTTCGAGCATTGCTCCTGCAAGCGGTGTCTGGTGGAAAACTACAGTTGCGATCGCTCTACAGCGAAGATTTGGAAGATAAGCCCGATCAAGTCAGCGTAGAAGCCGAACTCGTGACTCAAGAGCGCAATGACGCTTTTTTAGAACAAATCGTTAGCCGCCTGAGTTTGGAACCTGGGGTTATCGCTATCCGCTGGCGGGTTATTGAGCAAGAGTTTGGTTGA